The Janthinobacterium lividum genome has a window encoding:
- the acnA gene encoding aconitate hydratase AcnA: protein MSRNTLNTLKDFNISDSKKGKLYSLPALEKSLGINVSRLPVSIRIVLESVLRNCDGKKVTEEHVKQLASWGPTAERTDEIPFVVARVVLQDFTGVPLLADLAAMRNVAAKMGINAKKIEPLVPVDLVVDHSVTIDHYREKKALDLNMKLEFSRNNERYQFMKWGMQAFDTFGVVPPGFGIVHQVNLEYLARGVHHAGKKAGDVYYPDTLVGTDSHTTMINGIGVVGWGVGGIEAEAGMLGQPVYFLTPDVIGVNLSGALREGCTATDLVLTITELLRKEKVVGKFVEFFGEGTESLTLTDRATIANMAPEYGATMGFFPVDEATIDYFKGTGRSKAEIAAFEGYFKAQNLFGVPKAGDIDYTRVVELNLATVAPSLAGPKRPQDRIEIGNVKANFAELFAKPTTENGFNKNPADLAAVYETTNGVKVSNGDVLIAAITSCTNTSNPSVMLAAGLLAKKAVEAGLKVAPHIKTSLAPGSRVVTEYLTAAGLLPYLEKLGFGVTAYGCTTCIGNAGDLTPELNAAIATHDIVASAVLSGNRNFEARIHPNIRSNFLASPPLVVAYAIAGNMTRDLMTEPVGKGKGGKDVYLGDIWPTSAEVSAMMKFAMNAKVFKDNYADVKGAPGKLWEKVTTVSGQVYNWPKSTYIAEPPFFDNFSMTPAAVATGIEGARALGVFGDSITTDHISPAGSIQENGPAGKWLKENGVLKADFNSYGSRRGNHEIMMRGTFANVRIKNRMIPAKADGSAVEGGITIHQPSGEQMSIYDAAMKYVAEGTPTMVFGGEEYGTGSSRDWAAKGTQLLGVKAVITRSFERIHRSNLVGMGVLPLQFIGDDSVQTLGITGNETFDLKGLEGEIKPQQLATLVIHRADGTSVDVKVLLRIDTPIEVDYYKHGGILPFVLRQLLAE, encoded by the coding sequence ATGTCCCGCAACACTCTGAACACGCTCAAGGACTTTAATATTTCGGATAGCAAGAAGGGCAAGCTGTATTCCCTGCCTGCGCTGGAAAAAAGCCTGGGCATCAATGTCTCCCGCCTGCCAGTGTCGATTCGTATCGTGCTCGAATCGGTATTGCGCAACTGCGACGGCAAAAAAGTCACCGAAGAACACGTCAAGCAATTGGCGAGCTGGGGCCCGACCGCCGAGCGCACCGACGAGATCCCGTTCGTAGTGGCGCGCGTCGTGCTGCAAGACTTCACCGGCGTACCTCTGCTGGCCGACCTGGCAGCGATGCGCAACGTGGCCGCCAAGATGGGCATCAACGCCAAGAAGATCGAACCGCTGGTACCGGTCGACCTGGTGGTCGACCACTCGGTGACCATCGATCACTACCGCGAAAAGAAAGCGCTGGACCTGAACATGAAACTGGAATTCTCGCGTAACAACGAGCGTTACCAGTTCATGAAATGGGGCATGCAAGCCTTCGACACCTTCGGCGTCGTGCCACCAGGCTTCGGCATCGTCCACCAAGTCAACCTGGAATACCTGGCGCGCGGCGTGCACCACGCAGGCAAGAAAGCCGGCGACGTGTACTACCCTGACACCCTGGTCGGCACCGACTCGCACACCACCATGATCAACGGCATCGGCGTGGTCGGCTGGGGCGTGGGCGGCATCGAGGCGGAAGCCGGTATGCTGGGCCAACCGGTCTACTTCCTGACGCCAGACGTCATCGGCGTGAACCTGTCGGGCGCGCTGCGCGAAGGCTGCACCGCCACCGATCTGGTACTGACCATCACCGAACTGCTGCGCAAAGAAAAAGTCGTCGGCAAGTTCGTCGAATTCTTTGGCGAAGGCACCGAGTCCTTGACCCTGACCGACCGCGCGACGATCGCCAACATGGCACCGGAATACGGCGCGACCATGGGCTTCTTCCCAGTCGACGAAGCGACCATCGATTACTTCAAGGGCACCGGCCGCAGCAAGGCTGAAATCGCCGCGTTCGAAGGCTACTTCAAGGCGCAAAACCTGTTCGGCGTGCCAAAAGCCGGCGACATCGACTACACCCGCGTGGTGGAACTGAACCTGGCCACGGTCGCTCCGTCGCTGGCTGGCCCGAAACGCCCGCAAGACCGTATCGAAATCGGCAACGTCAAGGCAAACTTCGCCGAGCTGTTCGCCAAGCCGACCACGGAAAACGGTTTCAACAAGAATCCGGCCGACCTGGCTGCCGTGTACGAAACGACGAACGGCGTGAAAGTGTCGAACGGCGACGTACTGATCGCCGCGATCACCTCGTGCACCAACACCTCGAACCCGAGCGTGATGCTGGCTGCCGGCCTGCTGGCCAAGAAAGCCGTGGAAGCCGGCCTGAAAGTCGCTCCGCACATCAAGACCTCGCTGGCTCCCGGCTCGCGCGTCGTGACTGAGTACCTGACCGCTGCCGGCCTGCTGCCGTACCTGGAAAAACTGGGCTTCGGCGTGACCGCCTACGGCTGCACCACCTGTATCGGCAATGCGGGCGACCTGACGCCTGAGCTGAACGCAGCCATCGCCACGCACGATATCGTCGCGTCGGCTGTGCTGTCGGGCAACCGTAACTTCGAAGCGCGTATTCACCCGAACATCCGCTCGAACTTCCTGGCTTCGCCACCGCTGGTCGTCGCCTACGCCATCGCCGGCAACATGACGCGCGACCTGATGACGGAACCTGTCGGCAAGGGCAAGGGCGGCAAGGACGTCTATCTGGGCGACATCTGGCCGACCTCGGCTGAAGTCTCGGCCATGATGAAGTTCGCCATGAACGCCAAGGTGTTCAAGGATAACTACGCCGACGTCAAGGGCGCACCAGGCAAGCTGTGGGAAAAAGTCACGACCGTGTCCGGTCAAGTCTACAACTGGCCGAAATCGACCTACATCGCGGAACCACCATTCTTCGACAACTTCTCGATGACGCCAGCGGCTGTCGCCACCGGCATCGAAGGCGCGCGCGCACTGGGCGTGTTCGGCGATTCCATCACCACCGACCACATCTCGCCAGCCGGCTCGATCCAGGAAAATGGCCCTGCAGGCAAATGGCTGAAGGAAAACGGCGTCCTGAAAGCGGACTTCAACTCCTACGGCTCGCGTCGCGGCAACCATGAAATCATGATGCGCGGCACGTTTGCCAACGTGCGTATCAAAAACCGCATGATCCCTGCCAAGGCAGACGGTTCGGCGGTCGAAGGCGGCATCACGATTCACCAGCCTTCCGGCGAACAGATGTCGATCTACGACGCAGCGATGAAATATGTTGCTGAAGGTACGCCAACCATGGTCTTCGGCGGCGAAGAGTACGGTACGGGCTCGTCGCGCGACTGGGCAGCCAAGGGCACCCAGCTGCTGGGCGTGAAAGCCGTGATCACCCGTTCTTTCGAGCGCATCCACCGTTCGAACCTGGTGGGCATGGGCGTGCTGCCGCTGCAATTCATCGGCGACGACAGCGTGCAAACCCTGGGCATCACCGGCAACGAAACCTTCGACCTGAAAGGCCTCGAAGGCGAAATCAAGCCACAGCAACTGGCCACCCTGGTGATCCACCGCGCCGACGGCACCAGCGTCGACGTGAAAGTGCTGCTGCGCATCGATACACCTATCGAAGTCGATTACTACAAGCATGGCGGTATCCTGCCATTCGTGCTGCGTCAACTGCTGGCCGAGTAA
- a CDS encoding aldolase/citrate lyase family protein, with amino-acid sequence MHPSEVLFQGKRQPLLLAACDHYAGSEKLMRKSIALQQELGPLFDITFDCEDGASAGNEESHAHLIAGLLASDENQFNRIGVRVHDVDSPFFARDVEIICTAASRLAYIAVPKVGGVQDAMLAIDLINLHARRAGRDNLPVHILIETHGALRDAYAIAALPQVECLSFGIMDFVSAHYGAIPAAAMRTPGQFTHPLVVRAKLEVAAACHAHGKVPSHNVTTDVRDSAVVANDAQRATAEFGYTRMWSIHPDQIKPIIKAFTPRLSEVNEASNILNEALRANWGPIAQNGRLHDRASYRYYWTVLQRAKLAGLGLPEAAAALLNALPTSTTEN; translated from the coding sequence ATGCACCCTTCCGAGGTTTTATTCCAAGGCAAACGCCAGCCGCTGTTGCTCGCCGCTTGCGACCACTACGCCGGCTCTGAAAAGCTGATGCGTAAATCGATTGCTTTGCAACAAGAGCTTGGCCCCCTGTTCGACATCACGTTCGACTGCGAAGACGGCGCCAGCGCCGGCAATGAAGAATCCCACGCCCACCTGATCGCCGGCCTGCTGGCCAGCGACGAGAACCAGTTCAACCGCATCGGCGTGCGCGTGCACGACGTCGACAGCCCGTTCTTTGCGCGCGACGTGGAAATCATCTGCACCGCCGCATCCCGCCTGGCCTACATCGCCGTGCCCAAGGTGGGCGGCGTGCAGGACGCCATGCTGGCCATCGACCTGATCAACCTGCACGCGCGCCGCGCCGGCCGCGACAACCTGCCCGTGCATATCCTGATCGAGACGCACGGCGCGCTGCGCGATGCCTACGCCATCGCCGCCCTGCCCCAGGTCGAATGCCTGTCCTTCGGCATCATGGATTTCGTTTCGGCCCACTACGGCGCCATTCCCGCCGCCGCCATGCGCACGCCGGGCCAGTTCACGCACCCGCTGGTGGTGCGCGCCAAGCTGGAAGTGGCGGCCGCCTGCCACGCGCACGGCAAGGTGCCGTCGCACAACGTGACGACGGACGTGCGCGACTCGGCCGTGGTGGCGAATGACGCCCAGCGCGCGACAGCCGAGTTCGGCTACACGCGCATGTGGAGCATCCACCCGGACCAGATCAAGCCCATCATCAAGGCCTTCACGCCGCGCCTGTCCGAAGTCAACGAGGCCAGCAACATCCTGAACGAGGCGCTGCGCGCCAACTGGGGACCGATTGCGCAAAATGGCCGCTTGCACGACCGCGCCAGCTACCGATATTATTGGACCGTTTTGCAACGCGCCAAACTGGCAGGCCTCGGCCTGCCCGAGGCGGCCGCTGCATTACTCAACGCGCTGCCTACCAGCACCACAGAAAACTGA
- a CDS encoding malate dehydrogenase — protein MAKTPMRVAVTGAAGQIGYALLFRIANGDMLGKDQPVILQLLEIPDEKAQKALKGVMMEIDDCAFPLLTEMTAHSDPLTAFKDVDVAVLVGARPRGPGMERKDLLEANAQIFTVQGKALDAVASRNVKVLVVGNPANTNAYIAMKSAPSLPAKNFTAMLRLDHNRALSQVAAKTGTAVKDIEKLTVWGNHSPTMYADYRFATVNGKAVKDLINDQEWNANTFLPTVGKRGAAIIEARGLSSAASAANAAIDHIHDWMLGTNGKWTTMGVPSDGSYGIPEGTVFGFPVTTDNGEYTIVQGLEIDAFSQERINLTLKELTEEREGVKHLLA, from the coding sequence ATGGCTAAAACCCCAATGCGTGTTGCAGTGACCGGCGCCGCCGGCCAGATCGGCTACGCCCTGTTGTTCCGCATCGCCAATGGCGACATGCTCGGCAAAGACCAGCCTGTCATCTTGCAACTGCTTGAAATCCCGGACGAAAAAGCCCAGAAGGCGCTCAAGGGCGTGATGATGGAAATCGACGACTGCGCTTTCCCTCTGCTGACGGAAATGACCGCCCACTCCGATCCGCTGACCGCATTCAAGGATGTCGACGTGGCCGTACTGGTTGGCGCGCGTCCACGCGGCCCAGGCATGGAACGCAAGGACCTGCTGGAAGCGAACGCCCAGATCTTCACGGTACAAGGCAAGGCGCTCGACGCCGTCGCTTCGCGCAATGTCAAAGTACTGGTGGTCGGCAACCCTGCCAACACCAACGCCTACATCGCCATGAAATCGGCGCCATCGCTGCCAGCGAAAAACTTCACCGCCATGCTGCGTCTGGACCACAACCGCGCGCTGTCGCAAGTCGCTGCCAAGACCGGCACCGCAGTGAAAGATATCGAGAAGCTGACCGTCTGGGGCAATCACTCGCCAACGATGTACGCCGACTACCGCTTCGCCACCGTAAACGGCAAGGCAGTCAAGGATCTGATCAACGACCAGGAATGGAACGCCAACACCTTCCTGCCAACCGTCGGCAAGCGCGGCGCGGCCATCATCGAAGCGCGCGGCCTGTCGTCGGCAGCGTCGGCAGCGAACGCCGCCATCGACCACATCCATGACTGGATGCTGGGCACGAACGGCAAATGGACCACCATGGGCGTACCGTCGGATGGCTCGTATGGCATCCCTGAAGGCACCGTATTCGGTTTCCCTGTCACCACCGACAACGGTGAGTACACCATCGTTCAAGGTCTGGAAATCGATGCATTCTCGCAAGAGCGCATCAACCTGACCCTGAAAGAACTGACCGAAGAGCGCGAAGGCGTGAAACACCTGCTGGCATAA
- a CDS encoding GntR family transcriptional regulator — protein MNSASSNLTNNATAASGAVSPTAGTPATPAAAAASTTTPVASVVNTTAATATTSVASPTFSPLYQQIKALITQSLQSGEWKPGELIPSEVELAGRFKVSQGTVRKAIDELAAENLVMRRQGKGTFVSTHHEARAHFRFLRLVPDEGVPHYPESKFIEVKRVRAPADVARLMDLKSGDAVIFIKRVQYFDGVPTIVEELWLPGLIFKGLTAERLVEYKGPMYGLFETEFGTRMIRASEQIRAVCADAGAAQLLNIDLGTPLLSSERVSFTYGDKPVELRRGLYLTSRHHYQNELS, from the coding sequence ATGAATTCCGCCTCGTCCAATCTGACCAATAATGCCACTGCTGCAAGCGGGGCGGTCAGTCCGACCGCGGGCACCCCGGCCACGCCTGCTGCCGCAGCGGCCAGCACCACCACCCCTGTCGCCAGCGTCGTTAATACCACTGCCGCCACTGCCACCACTTCCGTGGCCTCACCCACCTTCAGTCCCCTGTACCAGCAGATCAAGGCGCTCATCACGCAAAGCCTGCAATCGGGCGAATGGAAGCCGGGCGAGCTCATTCCCAGCGAAGTCGAGCTGGCCGGCCGTTTCAAGGTCAGCCAGGGCACGGTGCGCAAGGCCATCGATGAACTGGCCGCCGAGAATCTCGTCATGCGCCGCCAGGGCAAGGGTACCTTCGTTTCCACCCACCACGAGGCGCGCGCGCATTTCCGCTTCTTGCGCCTGGTGCCGGACGAAGGCGTGCCGCATTACCCAGAAAGTAAGTTTATTGAAGTCAAGCGCGTGCGCGCACCGGCCGACGTGGCGCGTCTGATGGACCTGAAGTCCGGCGACGCCGTCATCTTCATCAAGCGCGTGCAGTATTTCGACGGCGTGCCGACCATCGTCGAGGAGCTGTGGCTGCCCGGCCTGATCTTCAAGGGCCTGACGGCCGAGCGCCTGGTGGAATACAAGGGCCCCATGTACGGCCTGTTCGAAACGGAATTTGGCACGCGCATGATACGCGCGTCCGAGCAGATCCGCGCCGTCTGCGCCGATGCGGGCGCCGCGCAACTGTTGAATATCGACCTCGGCACGCCCTTGCTCAGTTCCGAGCGCGTGTCGTTTACCTACGGCGACAAGCCGGTCGAACTGCGCCGGGGCTTGTACCTGACCAGTCGCCATCATTATCAGAATGAACTCAGCTGA